GCACGGTCCTTTCTGTAGGATTGACTTTCATTATCCTTCTTGCAGCCAAAAGCGCTGTTCAGCTACTTGCCCATTACGATGTGGCGTGGGGGCGGTTTTTGCTGTTTTCCAATACGGGTTTCGGTCAATATGCAAGAGGAAATGTACCGCTATTTGAAGGCATGAGCCCCTTATTCACCCTATTGGTATTGCTGTTTCATTTTATATCTTTTCTTGGCTTGGCTTGGGCTGCTTTTGTGAAAAGGGATGTAGCGAATTAATATGTATGATAGCCCTTTCAAAAAATATTTTCAGGTTATTTACGAATTGGGATAATTAGAGTACACTAGGTTCAGATGTTAATTGATAATGAGTATCATTATTATGAGGTGAACCACGATGAACCTAAACCAAATTCAACAGAATGAAACATTTAAAATACAGGATTTAACCGAGCTCCATCCATTTGTTAAACGCCGTTTGAAGGATCTGGGCGTTTACGAAGGAAAAGAGGTCAAAGTGATCCGCTATTGTCCGCTTGGAGGGCCATGCCTATTGGAGTGCTCCGGACAAAGGGTCGGCATTCGCAGAAAGGACACGTTCTGCATTAAAGGGGCTCGTCTTTCATGAATACGGCACTGTTTGGCAATCCGAATACAGGAAAAACCTCTTTATTCAATCAAATCACCGGTTCTTACGAATATGTAGGAAACTGGAGCGGCGTAACGGTTGATAAAAAGGTCGGCAAGATTAAAGACTCCATGCAATCTTTGATTGACTTGCCCGGTGTCTATTCCCTTAATCCTCTTTCCAATGATGAGAGAGTCGCATCCATTGCTCTTCTTCAGGAGGAAGCGCAGCAAATTCTCAATATCGTCAACGCCAATCAGCTCGAAAGAAGCCTTTATTTAACGATTGAGCTTTTAGAAACGAATCTTCCTCAAGTCGTGGTATTGAATATGATGGACCTAGCTGAAAAGCGCGGCATATCCATTCATTTAGAGCGTCTCGGTGAACTGCTTGGTGTGAAGAGCTATTCAGCTGTTGCCCGCAAAGGACATGGCTGTGAAGAGATTACCCAGCTGTTTAAAAACGAGCCGCTTCATTCGTCTGCTCCCTTTATGATTTCCTACCATCCAATCATTGAAGCGGCTATTGCACGCATGCTTACTGAAATAGGTGAAGAAGGAAACATGAAAAAGCGCTGGGTCGCGGTTCAATATCTGATGAACAATGAACTCATTCAGCTGGAAATGAACAAGAAGTTTCCGGGACTCAGCCGAATAAAGGAAGAAGCTGAGGAACAGCTTTTCAAAGCAGCAGGCCATTCTGCGGAAGATGATATGTACAAAACAAGAAATGCCTTTATCACCCAATTGGTTGAGCAGGTGACCGAACAGCAGGGTCAGCGCGAAAGCCTTCCTTTGACCGCCTGGATAGACAAAATTGCGATTCATCCAGTTTTGGGCATTCCCTTTTTCCTTCTCATCCTGTTTGCGGTTTTCCAGCTGACGTTTGATTGGCTTGGAACCCCCATCTCCGATATGCTGGATTCCTTTTTCACAGGTCCTTTAACCAGTGGAGCTCAGCTGCTATTGAACAGCATCGGTGCCACACCGTTCATCAAGGCTGTTGTCCTTGATGGAATTATTGCGGGTGTAGGCGGCGTTCTCGTATTCGTCCCGCAAATCTTTATTCTGTTTTTCTTTATTTCCTTATTGGAGGATTCCGGATATATGGCCCGGGTTGCTGTTGTGATGGACCGCCTGATGGAATACATCGGACTGAACGGAAAAGCGTTCATCCCTCTTGTCATCGGTTTCGGATGCAATGTTCCGTCCATTATGGCAGCGAGAACGATTGAACAGCCAAGGGAACGATTGCTGACCATTCTCGTGTCGCCGTTCATGTCCTGTTCGGCAAGACTATCCGTATACGCTCTGTTTGCGGCAGCCTTTTTTGAGAAAAACCAGGCACTGATCGTCCTTTCCCTGTACGTTCTCGGGATCGTAGTCGCAATGATCGTCGCAAAAATTCTTTCGCTTTTCCTGAAAAATGAAAAATCCTATTTTGTTATGGAGCTGCCTCCATATAACGCTCCGCAAATGCGGCAGCTGCTGAAAAGTACATGGGACAAAGGAAAAGGGTTTGTGCGAAAAGCAGGAACGTTCATTTTGGGAGGAACCGTCTTTATTTGGCTGTTTTCTTACCTTGGACCTGGAGGAGCAGACGTTCCAATCGACGAAAGCTTTATGGCGATTGCGAGTGGCGCTGTAGCTCCTATTTTCGCTCCGCTTGGATTTGCAACCTGGCAGGCGGTTTCTGCGCTCATTACCGGCTTCCTTGCGAAGGAAGTGGTCGTGGCAACCATGAATATCCTGTATCACGTACCGGATGGACAAACGATGGCAGGGCTTTTGCCAAACTATTTCACACCGCTCTCAGCCTATACATTCCTTGTGTTTATTCTGCTGTACACACCATGCCTGGCAACAGTCGCCATCATGAAAAAAGAAACGGGCAGCACAAAGATCACACTGTTCTCGATTGGCTATTCGTTTGCCATCGCCTATATCGTGGCCCTTGCGGTTTATAAAGCAGGGCAATTTATCGTATAAGAGGAGGTTTCCGATATGATCGCAAGCATCATCTTAGGACTGCTCATTTTTGGATACGCCACATGGATGGTTGTCTCCTTTTTCAAAAAAAGCCGCCAGGGAAAATGCGGCACATGCGCTTTAAATAAATCCTGCAAATCCGGCTGCTCGATTGTGACGGCAGAGGAACGCGGAGATTTGCTGAAGCATTCCAACGGAGGATGAACATAAAGAAATAGAATATATAAAGGTTGTTTAAGAAGGAATTATTTAAGTTAGTAATGTCCATATAATAGATTAATAGTAAAAAAGGAAAGTAACTTGTTACTTTCCTTTTTTACGTTTAATATGTTTTGATTTTTGATGGACCAGTCCGTATCCAAT
The Metabacillus sp. FJAT-52054 genome window above contains:
- the feoB gene encoding ferrous iron transport protein B, which translates into the protein MNTALFGNPNTGKTSLFNQITGSYEYVGNWSGVTVDKKVGKIKDSMQSLIDLPGVYSLNPLSNDERVASIALLQEEAQQILNIVNANQLERSLYLTIELLETNLPQVVVLNMMDLAEKRGISIHLERLGELLGVKSYSAVARKGHGCEEITQLFKNEPLHSSAPFMISYHPIIEAAIARMLTEIGEEGNMKKRWVAVQYLMNNELIQLEMNKKFPGLSRIKEEAEEQLFKAAGHSAEDDMYKTRNAFITQLVEQVTEQQGQRESLPLTAWIDKIAIHPVLGIPFFLLILFAVFQLTFDWLGTPISDMLDSFFTGPLTSGAQLLLNSIGATPFIKAVVLDGIIAGVGGVLVFVPQIFILFFFISLLEDSGYMARVAVVMDRLMEYIGLNGKAFIPLVIGFGCNVPSIMAARTIEQPRERLLTILVSPFMSCSARLSVYALFAAAFFEKNQALIVLSLYVLGIVVAMIVAKILSLFLKNEKSYFVMELPPYNAPQMRQLLKSTWDKGKGFVRKAGTFILGGTVFIWLFSYLGPGGADVPIDESFMAIASGAVAPIFAPLGFATWQAVSALITGFLAKEVVVATMNILYHVPDGQTMAGLLPNYFTPLSAYTFLVFILLYTPCLATVAIMKKETGSTKITLFSIGYSFAIAYIVALAVYKAGQFIV
- a CDS encoding FeoA family protein, whose protein sequence is MNLNQIQQNETFKIQDLTELHPFVKRRLKDLGVYEGKEVKVIRYCPLGGPCLLECSGQRVGIRRKDTFCIKGARLS
- a CDS encoding FeoB-associated Cys-rich membrane protein; amino-acid sequence: MIASIILGLLIFGYATWMVVSFFKKSRQGKCGTCALNKSCKSGCSIVTAEERGDLLKHSNGG